From a region of the Paenibacillus segetis genome:
- a CDS encoding glycoside hydrolase family 43 protein, producing the protein MEQQSFSNLILENGADPWIIQHKDGSYYMSVTLGDRIALWHSRTLIGLAEVKPKTIWIPESSGPYSYNLWAPELHYINDSWYIYYTANDGGGDDTRRVCVLQLSGNDPMNDEWLFKGVVNTDFPGLDGTVFQHQGELYFFYSGYGYFPDYGSAIYAARMSNPWTLTGPNVLITSPTEPWEKRGGMAINEGPVFLHRNGWVFLVFSASATWSDDYCLGMTMIAEDGDLMDPEAWIKHDGPVFVKNPELGVFAPGHNSFTISIDGSEDWIVYHAYSYSETEQQRSEGMPRSTRIQRFGWTEDGMPDFSVPLATDKSVSLLSGE; encoded by the coding sequence ATGGAACAGCAATCATTCAGTAATCTCATTCTAGAGAATGGAGCCGATCCTTGGATTATTCAACATAAGGATGGCAGTTATTATATGTCAGTTACGTTGGGAGATCGTATTGCACTTTGGCATAGTAGGACTTTGATCGGATTGGCTGAGGTTAAACCGAAGACGATATGGATCCCGGAATCTTCCGGGCCATATTCGTATAATCTATGGGCGCCGGAGCTCCATTATATTAATGATAGTTGGTATATCTACTATACTGCGAATGATGGTGGCGGGGATGATACAAGGAGAGTATGCGTACTTCAGCTCTCGGGGAATGATCCGATGAACGATGAATGGTTATTTAAGGGAGTCGTCAACACGGATTTTCCGGGGTTGGATGGAACTGTATTCCAACATCAAGGAGAGCTGTATTTTTTCTATTCAGGTTACGGATACTTCCCAGATTATGGCTCAGCAATATATGCAGCTCGTATGTCTAATCCCTGGACATTGACAGGACCTAATGTGCTAATTACATCACCTACAGAACCCTGGGAGAAGAGGGGCGGGATGGCGATTAATGAAGGACCGGTATTTTTGCACCGTAACGGATGGGTATTTCTCGTATTCTCGGCTAGTGCGACCTGGTCTGATGATTACTGTCTGGGAATGACGATGATTGCAGAGGATGGAGATCTTATGGATCCAGAGGCTTGGATCAAGCATGATGGCCCAGTCTTCGTTAAGAATCCAGAATTGGGTGTATTCGCCCCGGGACATAACAGTTTTACGATTTCGATAGACGGCTCGGAGGATTGGATTGTTTACCATGCGTATTCATACTCCGAGACTGAGCAACAACGTTCGGAAGGAATGCCACGCAGTACGCGGATCCAAAGGTTCGGATGGACAGAAGATGGGATGCCGGATTTTAGCGTTCCACTGGCAACAGATAAGAGCGTTTCCTTGCTTTCAGGAGAATAA
- a CDS encoding extracellular solute-binding protein, whose amino-acid sequence MNKFSKRILNLLFVSILVISTVTACGSSNNASKDNSSNESNVSANDNKDKSYTDISATIRGNNAPTQEQIDEVNNTLNDTYLGDIFDEVIPNDYSAYPLKEKVTLDVWMPANVNIPDMNNHAVQKQVEKLTGIKVNFITPPIGQEADAFTLMISSGELPDIIIDPGRYPGGFEAGVNDGAYIDLTDLMEKNAPNYTAWRNSDETRRKTTITDDGKLLGFYGIAPYSEWTWFGMLIKQEALDKTGMEVPNTIDEWHAFLTKAKEVGYSEPLNYGSNYGQIFTGIINGAYGVWDWTFLDENGKVGWGPAQPKAKEYLALMQQWNKEGLLNRDWATADFNQRMASAISDKTAVMMDSPDTMWSYWKEQNNMDFVGALNPVLNAGDKSATTYKNFKRTGNSAAITTQSKNVEAAMAWLDFAYTKKGWEIYNYGEFGTVHLIDENGKPYYPSDSYMYKDPEGQPVAVTIDKYRRHVWANIRDEHNSNPLIVSEGSYSGDIREYWTENMDTSVAIPPITFTKEEASREAELGNQLSTLRGEYFAKIIKGELSVDAYDKFLKEAKSMGMDEFLSIHQAALDRYNSR is encoded by the coding sequence ATGAATAAATTTTCAAAACGTATTCTAAATCTATTATTTGTCTCGATATTGGTGATATCAACAGTAACTGCATGTGGTAGTTCAAATAACGCTTCTAAGGATAACTCCTCTAATGAATCAAATGTTTCCGCAAATGATAACAAAGACAAATCTTATACAGATATTAGTGCCACTATCCGTGGGAATAACGCTCCAACGCAAGAGCAAATCGACGAGGTAAATAATACTTTGAATGATACATATTTGGGAGATATTTTTGATGAAGTCATTCCAAATGATTATTCTGCCTACCCCTTAAAAGAAAAGGTAACATTAGATGTCTGGATGCCGGCAAACGTCAACATACCAGATATGAATAATCATGCTGTGCAAAAACAAGTGGAAAAATTGACTGGAATTAAAGTTAATTTTATTACACCGCCAATTGGACAGGAAGCAGATGCCTTTACCTTGATGATCTCCTCCGGAGAATTACCTGATATCATTATTGATCCAGGACGGTATCCGGGAGGTTTCGAAGCTGGTGTGAATGATGGTGCTTATATCGATCTTACAGATCTAATGGAGAAAAATGCTCCTAACTATACAGCTTGGCGTAATTCTGATGAAACGAGAAGAAAAACTACGATTACAGATGATGGTAAGCTGTTGGGCTTCTACGGCATAGCGCCATATTCGGAATGGACTTGGTTCGGAATGCTGATCAAACAGGAAGCATTGGACAAAACAGGTATGGAAGTTCCTAATACGATTGACGAGTGGCATGCCTTTTTAACAAAAGCCAAGGAAGTTGGGTATAGTGAACCGTTGAACTATGGATCCAACTATGGTCAAATCTTTACCGGCATCATTAATGGTGCTTATGGTGTATGGGATTGGACGTTCCTCGATGAGAACGGAAAAGTTGGTTGGGGTCCTGCACAACCAAAAGCTAAAGAATATTTGGCTTTGATGCAACAATGGAATAAAGAAGGATTGCTTAATCGCGACTGGGCTACAGCCGACTTTAACCAAAGAATGGCTAGTGCGATCTCCGATAAGACAGCTGTAATGATGGATTCTCCGGATACGATGTGGAGCTATTGGAAGGAGCAAAACAACATGGACTTTGTTGGAGCGCTAAATCCAGTGCTGAATGCAGGAGATAAATCTGCAACGACCTATAAGAATTTTAAAAGAACAGGGAATTCGGCAGCGATAACGACTCAAAGCAAAAATGTAGAGGCCGCTATGGCATGGTTGGATTTCGCCTATACTAAAAAAGGCTGGGAAATCTATAACTACGGGGAGTTCGGAACGGTACATTTGATTGATGAAAATGGTAAACCTTACTACCCTAGTGACAGCTATATGTACAAGGACCCTGAAGGTCAGCCAGTAGCGGTTACTATTGATAAATATCGCAGACATGTTTGGGCAAATATTCGTGATGAGCATAACTCCAATCCGCTAATTGTTTCAGAAGGAAGTTATTCCGGAGATATCAGAGAGTATTGGACAGAGAACATGGATACAAGTGTAGCAATACCACCGATTACATTTACAAAAGAAGAGGCTTCACGCGAGGCGGAGCTCGGAAATCAGTTGTCTACACTAAGAGGGGAATATTTTGCGAAAATTATCAAAGGTGAGTTATCGGTAGATGCCTATGATAAATTCTTGAAAGAAGCGAAGAGTATGGGGATGGATGAGTTCCTAAGTATTCATCAAGCAGCATTGGATCGATATAACAGCAGATAG
- a CDS encoding ABC transporter permease, producing the protein MEIIRKNRKVDSIVKTGKPKNTKSILKKDFKKNWFAYLLAIPVVAWFLIFCYGPMWGVLIAFKDYKPLLGFAQSDWVGFKHFVDFFQGPYFWRVVKNTLLLNVWGIVFGFTAPIILALMLNEVRDGKFKKSIQTITYMPHFISLVVVAGIIHIFTADEGVVTQILQLITGKDYTSLLGYSSFFRPIYTFSGIWQSVGWSSIIYLAAMSSIDPALYEAAEIDGIGRVKKMWYITLPQIAPTIVILFIFAIGGLMASGHEKIILLYNPLTYDTADVIASYVYRRGLREASLSFSTAVGLFSAVINFALLWITNKIAKRTSEVSLW; encoded by the coding sequence ATGGAGATAATCCGAAAGAATAGGAAGGTTGACAGCATCGTTAAAACCGGAAAGCCTAAAAACACCAAATCTATACTTAAAAAAGACTTTAAGAAGAACTGGTTTGCCTATTTGCTTGCAATTCCGGTAGTTGCTTGGTTTCTAATTTTTTGTTATGGCCCGATGTGGGGCGTTTTGATTGCCTTTAAGGATTACAAACCATTACTCGGATTTGCCCAAAGTGACTGGGTGGGATTTAAGCATTTTGTTGACTTTTTTCAGGGGCCCTATTTTTGGCGGGTTGTAAAAAATACGCTCCTTCTTAACGTTTGGGGTATCGTTTTTGGATTTACCGCTCCCATTATATTGGCGTTGATGCTAAATGAAGTTCGTGACGGAAAGTTCAAAAAATCAATTCAGACTATAACCTATATGCCTCACTTCATTTCATTGGTAGTTGTCGCAGGTATTATTCATATATTTACAGCGGATGAAGGGGTAGTTACTCAAATCCTTCAATTGATTACAGGTAAAGATTACACCTCGCTCCTTGGGTATTCTTCTTTCTTTAGGCCAATCTATACTTTTTCCGGCATATGGCAGAGTGTAGGGTGGAGCAGTATTATATATCTTGCTGCAATGAGTTCCATTGATCCTGCACTGTATGAAGCGGCTGAGATCGATGGTATTGGAAGGGTAAAAAAGATGTGGTATATTACGTTGCCGCAAATCGCCCCTACTATCGTTATTCTATTTATCTTTGCTATTGGCGGATTAATGGCATCCGGACATGAGAAAATTATTTTGCTCTATAATCCTCTGACATATGATACAGCCGATGTTATTGCTTCTTATGTTTATCGAAGAGGTTTGAGAGAAGCTAGCTTGAGTTTCTCTACTGCAGTTGGATTATTCAGCGCCGTGATTAACTTTGCGCTTCTATGGATAACGAATAAAATAGCCAAACGCACTTCAGAAGTTAGCCTTTGGTAG
- a CDS encoding carbohydrate ABC transporter permease, protein MSQQTRFKRSRLKPASFGDRVFDVMNYTLLIVLTLCCLYPLLHILFASVSNPTALMAHKGALLKPLGFTLDGYKLVFKDNSLLIGYRNTIIYVGLGTLVNMIMTIMGAFVLSRRDLYFKNFIMIMITITMFFGGGLIPWFLLMKDIGMYNNLWSMILPTALSTWNIIILRTSFQALPLELEEAATIDGASQANILVRVIIPLSKATLAVIFLYYLVGNWNSWFNAMVLLKDRNLFPLQLLMKEILVANDSTATTIGSAGGVVINSAQSATAFRELVKYCAIVVSTVPILCVYPFLQKYFVKGAFVGSIKG, encoded by the coding sequence ATGTCACAGCAAACACGATTTAAAAGAAGTAGATTGAAGCCTGCATCTTTCGGAGATCGAGTATTCGATGTCATGAACTATACGTTGTTAATAGTATTAACGCTGTGCTGTTTATACCCTTTGCTACATATTTTATTTGCTTCGGTTAGTAATCCTACTGCGTTAATGGCTCATAAAGGTGCATTACTGAAGCCGCTGGGATTTACCCTCGATGGGTACAAGTTGGTTTTTAAAGACAACAGTCTCTTAATTGGGTATAGAAACACCATTATATATGTAGGATTAGGCACGTTAGTGAATATGATCATGACCATTATGGGTGCCTTCGTATTGTCGAGAAGAGATTTATATTTCAAAAATTTTATTATGATTATGATCACGATCACCATGTTTTTTGGTGGAGGATTGATTCCTTGGTTCTTATTGATGAAGGATATTGGTATGTACAATAATCTATGGTCCATGATTCTGCCAACGGCACTGAGTACGTGGAACATCATTATATTAAGAACTAGTTTCCAAGCACTTCCGCTTGAATTAGAAGAAGCTGCTACGATTGATGGCGCAAGCCAGGCTAATATTCTGGTAAGAGTAATCATCCCGCTTTCCAAAGCCACCTTAGCGGTAATCTTTTTATACTATCTGGTTGGTAACTGGAATTCATGGTTTAATGCGATGGTGCTGTTGAAGGATCGGAACCTATTCCCATTACAGTTATTAATGAAGGAAATATTAGTAGCCAATGATTCGACTGCTACAACAATAGGTAGTGCGGGCGGTGTTGTGATTAATAGTGCTCAGAGCGCCACTGCATTCCGAGAACTCGTTAAATATTGCGCTATCGTTGTTTCGACGGTACCTATTTTATGCGTATATCCTTTCCTACAGAAATACTTTGTTAAAGGTGCGTTTGTTGGTTCTATTAAAGGCTAA
- a CDS encoding glycoside hydrolase family 2 protein: MNIYSSIPRPEYPRPQWVRPDWINLNGQWGFEIDHGKSGKERGYYESGRDLSGTITVPYCPESKLSGVEYKDFMAAVWYKREFSVPETWTGGRILLHFGAVDYETEVWVNGVSVGTHRGGYSSFSFDITAAIVPGVNIITVYAEDDVRSGRQPRGKQSERFRSHGCDYTRTTGIWQTVWLEQVPEAFLSNMKLVPDPDNACVHMELQIGGDAAGATLSATASYEGKSVGEVSIVVSGSSAKVTLPLAEVHLWEVGNARLYDLQLSLDKQGQVSDSVNSYFGLRTVRLDGMAFRINGKSVFQRLVLDQGFYPEGIYTAPSDEDLRQDIEISMDLGFNGARLHEKIFEPRYLYWADKLGYLVWGEHANWGLDICTAEGLSQFLPEWIEGMERDFNHPALIGWCPFNETWDRDGAKQNNDVLRITYEVTKRLDPTRPVIDTSGNFHVVTDIFDLHDYDQNPATFKERYEPMKNGGEVFVTFPDRQKYEGQPYFISEYGGIWWNPDQKDEQSWGYGDRPTSEEAFIERYEGLTNVLLDHPMMFGFCYTQLYDVEQEVNGLYTYDRKPKFNPDTIRRINSRKAAIED, translated from the coding sequence ATGAATATTTATTCTTCTATTCCTCGTCCTGAGTATCCACGTCCGCAGTGGGTGCGACCTGACTGGATCAATTTAAACGGGCAATGGGGATTTGAAATCGATCATGGCAAAAGTGGAAAAGAACGCGGTTACTATGAATCTGGGCGCGATTTATCCGGGACGATAACGGTTCCCTACTGTCCAGAGAGCAAACTATCAGGTGTTGAATATAAAGACTTTATGGCAGCGGTATGGTACAAACGAGAATTCTCTGTACCGGAGACTTGGACCGGTGGAAGAATTTTGCTGCATTTTGGTGCGGTTGATTATGAAACTGAGGTATGGGTTAACGGAGTATCTGTAGGAACACATCGTGGGGGATATTCTTCTTTTAGCTTTGATATTACTGCAGCTATTGTGCCAGGAGTGAATATCATTACCGTTTATGCTGAAGACGATGTTCGATCAGGGCGTCAACCGCGCGGTAAACAAAGTGAAAGATTCCGTTCACATGGCTGTGATTACACCAGAACGACAGGAATTTGGCAGACGGTTTGGCTTGAACAAGTGCCTGAGGCATTTCTATCTAACATGAAGTTAGTACCCGACCCAGATAACGCTTGCGTGCACATGGAGCTACAAATTGGAGGCGATGCAGCTGGGGCAACGCTTTCCGCTACTGCTTCTTATGAAGGAAAGTCTGTCGGGGAAGTTAGTATTGTGGTGTCCGGTTCATCTGCAAAAGTAACACTACCATTAGCTGAAGTTCATTTGTGGGAAGTTGGGAACGCGAGACTATATGACCTCCAGTTATCATTGGATAAGCAAGGTCAGGTTAGTGATTCCGTCAATTCTTACTTTGGACTAAGAACCGTAAGACTCGACGGAATGGCATTCCGGATCAATGGGAAATCCGTATTCCAGCGCCTTGTGCTAGATCAAGGATTTTATCCTGAGGGTATCTATACCGCTCCGAGCGATGAAGATCTCCGACAAGATATAGAAATTTCGATGGATCTTGGTTTTAACGGAGCTAGATTACATGAAAAAATATTTGAGCCTCGCTATTTATACTGGGCGGATAAGCTGGGTTACCTGGTTTGGGGAGAGCACGCCAACTGGGGATTGGATATATGTACAGCAGAAGGTCTGTCTCAGTTTTTACCGGAATGGATAGAAGGGATGGAACGAGATTTCAATCACCCAGCCCTTATTGGTTGGTGTCCTTTTAACGAGACATGGGACCGGGACGGCGCCAAACAGAATAACGATGTGCTGCGTATTACTTACGAGGTAACGAAACGGCTGGATCCTACCCGTCCTGTTATCGATACGAGTGGTAACTTTCATGTCGTGACCGACATTTTTGATCTTCATGACTATGACCAAAATCCGGCGACGTTCAAAGAAAGATATGAGCCGATGAAAAACGGTGGTGAGGTTTTCGTTACTTTCCCTGATCGCCAAAAATATGAAGGACAACCGTATTTCATTAGTGAATACGGCGGCATTTGGTGGAACCCGGATCAGAAGGATGAGCAATCTTGGGGTTATGGAGACAGACCTACGTCCGAAGAAGCATTTATTGAACGTTATGAGGGATTAACGAATGTATTGCTGGATCATCCGATGATGTTTGGATTTTGCTATACCCAGCTATACGATGTGGAGCAGGAAGTAAATGGTCTATACACCTATGACAGAAAGCCGAAATTTAATCCTGATACGATCCGCAGAATCAACTCACGTAAGGCTGCGATTGAGGATTAG
- a CDS encoding family 43 glycosylhydrolase, giving the protein MKRLNVRKAILPAICLFLISPIGCAKNEAASQEDFYNVIMQDGADPWVYKHTDGIYYFTKTTGGDVTIWKSAQLTTIDAAPRKVITTGGHNIWAPELHYINGAWYIYYAMDDGDNVNHRMYVMENTSADPTQGVWKQKGQITDSTNKWAIDGTVLQVQDQLYFIWSGWEGDVDVQQNLYIAHMSDPWTIDSERVEISRPTHSWEVNHSPYINEGPQVIVRNGVINLVYSASGSWTNDYCLGLITADVSSDLMDPASWSKRDQPIFSSENGLYGPGHHSFTTSVDGTEDWIFYHVAKFNNSGWNREVRAQKFTWNADDTPNLGVPANPNLPISLPSGETAHIRYEGENGTFGGGAGVIPSSTGSGGSKVGQFDMPDSYGEYSVKVASAGEYILLVRAANGTEGGEGAYLQLSINTGTPSRLYITNKGWENWGLSTARIQLEAGMNKIRFTKDVGDVELDFFDIKQVN; this is encoded by the coding sequence ATGAAGAGACTGAATGTTAGAAAGGCAATACTACCTGCAATATGTTTGTTCCTTATCTCGCCTATTGGATGTGCGAAGAATGAGGCTGCCAGTCAGGAGGATTTTTATAATGTAATCATGCAGGATGGGGCAGACCCTTGGGTCTATAAGCACACGGACGGAATCTATTATTTTACCAAAACGACCGGTGGTGACGTTACCATCTGGAAATCAGCGCAGTTAACAACGATTGACGCAGCTCCTAGAAAGGTAATTACTACAGGTGGTCATAATATATGGGCTCCTGAACTCCACTATATAAATGGAGCCTGGTACATCTATTATGCCATGGACGATGGGGATAACGTTAATCATCGGATGTATGTGATGGAGAATACCTCGGCAGATCCTACACAGGGTGTATGGAAGCAAAAGGGACAGATCACCGACTCTACAAACAAATGGGCTATTGATGGTACTGTTCTGCAAGTACAGGATCAGCTGTATTTTATTTGGTCCGGTTGGGAGGGAGATGTCGATGTGCAGCAGAATCTGTATATCGCCCATATGAGCGATCCTTGGACGATTGATTCAGAGCGCGTTGAGATTTCAAGACCAACCCATAGCTGGGAGGTGAACCATTCTCCCTATATCAATGAAGGACCTCAGGTTATCGTTCGAAACGGAGTAATTAATCTCGTCTACTCGGCAAGTGGAAGTTGGACTAATGACTATTGTCTTGGGTTGATAACGGCCGATGTCTCAAGTGATTTGATGGACCCTGCCTCATGGAGTAAAAGGGACCAACCTATTTTTAGCTCTGAGAATGGGTTATATGGACCGGGGCACCATTCATTTACTACATCTGTGGATGGCACAGAGGACTGGATCTTTTATCATGTTGCCAAATTCAACAATTCTGGGTGGAACCGTGAAGTTCGTGCCCAAAAATTTACTTGGAATGCTGATGATACTCCCAATCTCGGAGTTCCTGCTAATCCGAACCTTCCTATTTCTTTGCCTTCTGGTGAAACCGCTCATATTCGCTATGAAGGTGAGAACGGGACATTTGGTGGAGGTGCTGGCGTAATACCAAGTTCCACAGGCTCAGGAGGATCTAAAGTGGGTCAGTTTGACATGCCGGATAGCTATGGAGAGTATTCAGTTAAAGTGGCATCTGCAGGTGAATATATTCTATTGGTAAGAGCAGCGAATGGTACTGAGGGAGGAGAGGGGGCTTATCTCCAGTTAAGTATAAATACAGGTACTCCTAGTAGACTCTATATAACTAATAAAGGCTGGGAAAACTGGGGGCTATCCACAGCCAGAATTCAACTTGAGGCAGGTATGAATAAAATTAGATTTACGAAGGATGTAGGGGATGTAGAGTTGGATTTCTTCGATATTAAGCAGGTTAATTAG
- a CDS encoding ArsR/SmtB family transcription factor has translation MLEVGIHESDRLVQVAHALSTRSRVDILRLLNTRSMNIIELAESLQLPVSTVANNVKILEAAKLINTELLPAVRGAMKVCSRNYDDILISLNTSIRTSKDGMKFYELEMPIGYYSDCEVHPTCGMASHEGMLVREDEPASFYHPKHVAAQILWFRKGYVEYLLPLEIPQNASIQSIELSMEMCSEAPNYDNDWPSDISVWVNGVEIGMWTSPGDFGDRRGTLNPVWWEDWTTQYGLLKTWRIDHERTTLDMQKVSDVSLKDLDIDQRPSLRVRIGVKPDAVHKGGVNLFGKQFGDHEQDLVMQVAYVLDETE, from the coding sequence ATGCTGGAAGTTGGTATACACGAGTCCGATAGGTTGGTTCAGGTCGCTCATGCCCTTTCTACACGCTCCCGGGTTGACATACTTCGCCTTCTTAACACACGCAGTATGAATATTATTGAACTTGCCGAGTCTCTTCAGCTTCCGGTATCGACTGTTGCTAACAATGTGAAGATTCTCGAGGCTGCCAAGCTGATTAATACAGAACTACTTCCAGCGGTACGAGGTGCCATGAAGGTATGTAGCAGAAATTATGACGATATTCTAATCTCGCTAAATACAAGCATCCGGACATCCAAGGATGGCATGAAATTTTATGAGCTTGAGATGCCTATTGGATATTATAGTGATTGCGAGGTTCATCCGACCTGCGGAATGGCTTCTCACGAAGGAATGTTGGTTAGAGAAGATGAACCGGCAAGCTTTTATCATCCGAAGCATGTTGCAGCGCAGATTCTTTGGTTCCGTAAGGGATATGTGGAGTATTTGCTCCCGCTTGAGATTCCGCAGAATGCGAGCATCCAGTCGATCGAGCTATCCATGGAAATGTGCTCGGAAGCGCCGAATTATGACAACGATTGGCCTTCTGATATTTCTGTGTGGGTGAATGGGGTAGAGATCGGAATGTGGACCAGTCCTGGAGATTTTGGAGACCGGCGTGGCACATTGAATCCTGTTTGGTGGGAAGATTGGACGACACAATATGGATTACTAAAAACATGGCGGATTGATCATGAACGGACAACCTTGGATATGCAAAAAGTATCTGACGTTTCATTAAAAGACCTTGATATCGACCAGCGCCCGAGCCTACGGGTCCGTATTGGGGTCAAGCCTGATGCGGTACATAAGGGTGGCGTTAATCTTTTTGGAAAACAGTTTGGAGATCATGAACAGGATCTGGTCATGCAAGTCGCTTATGTTCTAGATGAGACTGAATAA
- a CDS encoding glycoside hydrolase family 2 protein → MIDQQIRNEYPRPQFVRQAWMSLNGEWEFDYDDNGIGEREAWYEAHDFSKKIIVPFCYQSRLSGIGDTGFHDTVWYRKVVSLPEGYEKERLLLHFGAVDYEAKVWVNGKLAVQHEGGHTPFHADITDILVEGDNIIVVKATDYSRDVTLPRGKQFWEEKSASIFYTRTTGIWQSVWLEPVAETYIGRMKVTPDIDKNDISLDIFLSGYRPGAIVSLKAAVTFNGEFITEDLFSLRNESTSRHIHLEDFNDHGLGRWWTPEKPNLYDLELTLIVDGTVVDTVQSYFGMRKISIEDGKLLLNNRSYYMKMVLDQGYFPDGILTAPSDDDLRRDVELTKEMGFNGARKHQKIEDPRYLYWADKLGLLVWGEMANAYQFSQSYVARLTREWIEAVERDYNHPCIVAWVPLNESWGVPNILVDKQQQQHALSVYHMTKSLDSTRPVISNDGWELVSTDLVTIHDYEWRKEVLAERYKDKETALAAQPGNRWILVPGFPYADQPILVTEFGGISFQLNEWEGWGYSGATNEEDFKERLNNVVEPLLRSPIIQGFCYTQFTDVEQEINGLLTYDRKPKLPLETIRSIIEGIRN, encoded by the coding sequence ATGATTGATCAACAAATACGCAATGAATACCCTCGTCCGCAATTTGTCCGTCAGGCGTGGATGAGTCTAAATGGAGAATGGGAGTTCGATTATGACGATAATGGAATCGGAGAGCGGGAAGCTTGGTACGAAGCTCATGATTTTAGTAAAAAGATTATAGTCCCCTTTTGCTATCAAAGCCGATTGAGCGGAATAGGCGATACGGGGTTTCATGATACAGTTTGGTACCGGAAGGTAGTTTCCTTACCTGAAGGATATGAGAAAGAAAGACTGCTCCTTCATTTTGGCGCCGTTGATTACGAGGCAAAGGTATGGGTGAATGGTAAGCTTGCAGTGCAGCATGAGGGTGGGCATACGCCGTTTCATGCCGATATTACGGATATTCTCGTTGAAGGCGACAATATCATTGTAGTGAAAGCGACCGATTACAGTCGGGATGTAACCCTACCACGAGGCAAGCAGTTTTGGGAGGAGAAATCAGCTAGTATATTTTATACGCGAACCACGGGGATTTGGCAGAGCGTGTGGCTGGAACCGGTCGCGGAAACTTATATCGGGCGGATGAAGGTGACACCGGATATAGATAAGAATGATATCAGTCTGGACATTTTCCTCTCAGGGTATCGCCCTGGTGCCATCGTTAGTCTAAAGGCTGCAGTGACTTTTAATGGAGAATTTATTACGGAGGACTTATTCTCGTTGCGAAACGAATCGACGAGTCGGCATATCCACCTGGAGGATTTCAATGACCATGGACTAGGACGCTGGTGGACCCCAGAGAAACCGAATTTATACGATTTGGAATTGACACTCATCGTAGACGGTACGGTAGTAGACACAGTGCAAAGTTATTTCGGTATGCGAAAAATATCCATTGAGGACGGGAAGCTACTACTGAATAATCGCTCCTATTATATGAAAATGGTGCTAGACCAGGGCTATTTTCCGGATGGTATACTGACTGCCCCAAGTGATGATGACCTACGTAGGGACGTTGAGCTAACGAAAGAAATGGGGTTCAATGGTGCGCGCAAGCATCAGAAGATTGAAGATCCGCGCTATTTGTATTGGGCTGACAAGTTGGGTCTGCTGGTGTGGGGGGAAATGGCAAACGCTTATCAATTTTCTCAATCCTATGTGGCTCGCCTGACGCGGGAGTGGATTGAGGCGGTGGAGCGAGATTATAATCACCCCTGCATCGTAGCTTGGGTACCGCTCAATGAAAGTTGGGGTGTTCCCAATATTCTGGTCGATAAGCAGCAGCAGCAGCACGCTTTGTCGGTCTACCATATGACGAAATCGCTAGATTCTACGCGGCCAGTTATATCCAATGACGGTTGGGAGCTCGTTAGCACGGATCTCGTTACTATTCATGATTATGAGTGGCGGAAGGAAGTATTGGCGGAACGCTATAAGGATAAAGAAACGGCACTGGCCGCTCAACCAGGCAACCGATGGATCCTAGTTCCCGGCTTCCCATATGCCGATCAACCGATTCTGGTTACAGAATTTGGAGGTATCTCTTTCCAACTGAATGAATGGGAAGGTTGGGGGTATTCTGGGGCTACGAATGAAGAGGATTTTAAGGAGCGTTTGAATAATGTTGTAGAACCTTTACTTCGTTCTCCAATAATTCAAGGATTCTGTTATACACAATTTACGGATGTGGAGCAGGAAATTAACGGATTGTTGACTTACGATCGCAAACCTAAGCTTCCATTAGAGACTATTCGCTCCATTATTGAAGGAATTCGAAATTAA